The Streptomyces kanamyceticus genome window below encodes:
- a CDS encoding DUF4232 domain-containing protein, giving the protein MKITHASKTLLAGLALLSSLSLTACNGDDGTDAAGSGDSVPSASAGQDAGNGSDKGTGNGGSETGGSGGSTGKGTGGSDSGSGSGSGSDKGTVAGTGSNENGKVDICRSDELEVSAVDNTIGKEGTVTVAFKNGGGRDCAINGFAGVDLKTAAGDTIAGERNDDKPRADVLKDGETAAFNIDFPVNDSGGSGVRVSQILVTPPNETKTVTVAWPAGSLPAENPDSQALTGPIMLSPVGKVSDSPAG; this is encoded by the coding sequence ATGAAGATCACGCACGCCTCCAAGACCCTGCTCGCCGGCCTCGCGCTGCTCAGCTCGCTCTCGCTCACCGCGTGCAACGGCGACGACGGCACCGACGCGGCAGGTTCGGGCGACTCGGTGCCCAGCGCATCGGCGGGCCAGGACGCCGGAAACGGCAGCGACAAGGGCACCGGCAACGGCGGCAGTGAGACGGGTGGCTCCGGCGGCTCCACGGGCAAGGGCACGGGCGGCAGCGACAGTGGCAGCGGGAGCGGGAGCGGCAGCGACAAGGGCACCGTCGCCGGTACCGGCTCCAACGAGAACGGCAAGGTCGACATCTGCCGCAGCGACGAGCTCGAGGTCTCCGCCGTCGACAACACGATCGGCAAGGAAGGCACCGTCACCGTCGCCTTCAAGAACGGCGGCGGACGCGACTGCGCCATCAACGGCTTCGCGGGCGTCGACCTGAAGACGGCGGCGGGCGACACCATCGCCGGGGAGCGCAACGACGACAAGCCGCGGGCCGACGTCCTCAAGGACGGCGAGACCGCCGCCTTCAACATCGACTTCCCGGTCAACGACTCCGGCGGCTCCGGCGTACGCGTCTCCCAGATCCTGGTGACCCCGCCGAACGAGACCAAGACGGTCACCGTCGCCTGGCCCGCGGGCTCCCTCCCGGCCGAGAACCCGGACTCCCAGGCCCTCACCGGACCGATCATGCTCAGCCCGGTCGGCAAGGTCAGCGACTCCCCGGCTGGCTGA
- a CDS encoding DUF397 domain-containing protein has translation MTEKPRIPADLDWTRAAPEDEQGPGPWIEIAFGKDDDAVYLRETSDPDNIVTTTRKKWDAFVLGVQAGEFDHFVEGVEGP, from the coding sequence ATGACCGAGAAGCCCCGCATCCCCGCCGACCTCGACTGGACCCGCGCCGCCCCCGAGGACGAACAAGGCCCAGGACCCTGGATCGAGATCGCCTTCGGCAAGGACGACGACGCCGTCTACCTCCGCGAGACCAGCGACCCGGACAACATCGTCACGACCACCCGTAAGAAATGGGACGCCTTCGTACTCGGCGTACAGGCAGGCGAGTTCGACCACTTCGTGGAGGGTGTGGAGGGCCCCTGA
- a CDS encoding DUF397 domain-containing protein: protein MTMLTWQKSSYCGEGDSCVHVAATATGTVQLTESSDPTAAILRTTPTAFAALLRTAKRPRPTD, encoded by the coding sequence ATGACCATGCTCACGTGGCAGAAGTCCTCCTACTGCGGCGAGGGGGACTCGTGCGTACATGTCGCAGCGACAGCGACCGGCACGGTCCAACTCACCGAAAGCAGCGACCCCACCGCCGCGATACTCCGCACCACCCCCACCGCCTTCGCCGCCCTGCTCCGCACCGCGAAGCGGCCCCGCCCCACGGACTGA
- a CDS encoding helix-turn-helix domain-containing protein yields MAGRSAPTVRRIRVATELRRLREHAGLTATEAARVLGTSQGQLSNVETARFGVSASRIRAMARSYDCSDQAFIDALVNMAEDRTRGWWEEYREILPAGLLDLAEVEHHATRLSTAITVHIPGLLQTTDHARELFLQVVPELPPPEVEHRVSFRIKRQAVLFRDPPTPYRAIIHEAALRMQFGGPVVTKGQLQHLLEMSERKHVTIQVLPFAAGSFPGSGQSLFYSGGSVPQLDTVHLDQSHGPVFIDAAAQLCKYRVLLERMDAKALPPEKSQDLIRGIAQNL; encoded by the coding sequence ATGGCCGGGAGGTCAGCACCCACGGTCCGCCGCATCCGGGTCGCCACCGAACTTCGGCGGCTTCGCGAGCATGCGGGCCTGACCGCGACCGAGGCCGCGCGCGTCCTCGGGACCAGCCAGGGGCAGCTCAGCAACGTCGAGACCGCACGCTTCGGGGTGAGCGCATCCCGCATCCGCGCGATGGCACGCAGCTACGACTGCTCGGACCAGGCCTTCATCGATGCCCTCGTCAACATGGCCGAGGACCGCACACGCGGCTGGTGGGAGGAGTACCGCGAGATCCTGCCCGCCGGGCTGTTGGACCTGGCCGAGGTCGAGCACCACGCCACGCGCCTGAGCACCGCCATCACCGTGCACATCCCTGGCCTGCTCCAGACCACCGACCACGCCCGCGAGCTGTTCCTCCAGGTCGTCCCCGAGCTCCCACCCCCAGAGGTGGAACACCGAGTGTCGTTCCGCATCAAACGGCAAGCGGTCCTCTTCCGAGACCCTCCGACCCCGTACCGGGCGATCATCCACGAGGCCGCCCTGCGGATGCAGTTCGGCGGACCCGTCGTAACCAAGGGACAGTTGCAGCATCTGCTGGAGATGAGCGAACGGAAGCACGTCACGATCCAGGTGCTCCCGTTCGCCGCCGGTTCCTTCCCGGGATCGGGGCAGTCGCTCTTCTACTCCGGTGGATCCGTCCCTCAACTCGACACCGTCCACCTCGACCAATCGCACGGCCCCGTGTTCATCGACGCCGCGGCTCAGCTCTGCAAGTACCGCGTACTCCTTGAACGCATGGACGCCAAAGCGCTCCCACCCGAAAAGTCGCAAGACCTCATCCGCGGCATCGCCCAGAACTTGTGA
- a CDS encoding ATP-binding protein, translated as MTTVSPPWTYTLQLPHDPRAPGIARATLRAVLETYGLGELTPTAELLAGELLNNAHCHTDGPYALRLRSSSPEGIRVAVWDSNPRIPPGFGEDGRAFDRQPPGMEEGGRGLHIVRACADSWGSYPMGTGHTGKLLWAEVTPSSPWRRAGGSGG; from the coding sequence ATGACAACCGTATCCCCGCCCTGGACCTACACCCTCCAACTCCCCCACGATCCCCGAGCCCCAGGAATCGCCCGAGCCACCCTCCGCGCGGTCCTCGAAACGTACGGACTCGGCGAACTCACCCCCACCGCCGAACTGCTGGCAGGCGAACTGCTCAACAACGCGCACTGCCACACCGACGGCCCCTACGCCCTCCGCCTCCGCTCCTCCTCCCCGGAGGGGATCCGCGTGGCGGTGTGGGACTCCAATCCGCGGATCCCACCTGGGTTCGGGGAGGACGGGCGCGCCTTCGACCGGCAGCCGCCGGGGATGGAGGAGGGCGGACGGGGACTTCACATCGTGCGGGCGTGTGCGGACAGTTGGGGGTCCTACCCGATGGGGACGGGGCACACGGGGAAGCTGTTGTGGGCTGAGGTCACGCCGAGTTCCCCGTGGCGGAGGGCCGGGGGTTCCGGGGGCTGA
- a CDS encoding type 1 glutamine amidotransferase family protein yields MSDTKRPALPNIGWDPTPGNVEDTRDLAKKLGGLAGELGAAVRDLERIECGAWKGKAALAFTEYIGEDVTPLIRKSHESFDKASRALHRWARELKDFQDETDRLEKKAGEKLDARSEAKPNTKESGKASGDVDEVIGQVHDLEDRYAKAAGAISKELDKAGDIAPDEPGFWDKLTKGVKDAWDATGKWLKDHADLIKLIGDLLSDLTAVLGLLAIVTLPFPPLAAIFGTAALITSGLALGAHGLAKLGGADVSWVQMGLDAMGLIPGVGAFSKGIKVAGKTTKLAKAAGLSKAAELGKGFQATSIGNSRLLLATGETAGLVKGGVKLLPGKVVLGGKADYVYEVSHATSGLASRMGGIANQGYHAGQWLGSKGANLIPGVNINPLGAGIAMDAGLKIFPKITSIHQHVGDALFPGDQFEKSASGA; encoded by the coding sequence GTGAGCGACACGAAGCGTCCCGCGCTCCCGAACATAGGCTGGGACCCCACCCCCGGCAACGTCGAGGACACCCGCGACCTGGCGAAGAAGCTGGGCGGACTCGCGGGCGAACTGGGCGCTGCCGTACGGGACTTGGAACGGATCGAGTGCGGCGCCTGGAAGGGCAAGGCGGCGCTCGCGTTCACCGAGTACATCGGCGAGGACGTCACCCCGCTCATCCGCAAGAGCCACGAATCCTTCGACAAGGCGTCGCGCGCGCTGCACCGCTGGGCCAGGGAACTCAAGGACTTCCAGGACGAGACCGACCGCTTGGAGAAGAAGGCCGGGGAAAAACTGGACGCCCGCTCCGAGGCGAAGCCCAACACCAAGGAGAGCGGGAAGGCGTCGGGGGACGTCGACGAGGTCATCGGCCAGGTACACGACCTGGAGGACCGCTACGCCAAGGCGGCGGGCGCCATCAGCAAGGAGCTCGACAAGGCGGGCGACATCGCCCCGGACGAGCCGGGCTTCTGGGACAAGCTCACCAAGGGCGTCAAGGACGCGTGGGACGCCACGGGCAAGTGGCTCAAGGACCACGCCGACCTGATCAAACTCATCGGCGACCTACTGAGCGACCTGACGGCGGTCCTGGGCCTCCTGGCCATCGTCACGCTCCCTTTCCCTCCGCTGGCCGCGATCTTCGGCACAGCCGCGCTCATCACGAGCGGGCTCGCGCTGGGGGCGCATGGCCTCGCCAAGTTGGGTGGGGCGGATGTGAGTTGGGTGCAAATGGGGCTGGACGCGATGGGACTCATCCCAGGAGTCGGAGCCTTCAGCAAGGGGATCAAGGTGGCCGGCAAGACCACGAAGCTGGCGAAGGCGGCAGGCCTCAGCAAGGCCGCCGAGCTCGGCAAGGGGTTCCAGGCAACCAGCATCGGGAACTCGCGTTTGCTGCTGGCCACCGGAGAGACGGCCGGTCTCGTCAAGGGCGGGGTCAAGCTGCTGCCCGGCAAGGTGGTTCTCGGCGGTAAGGCTGACTATGTGTACGAGGTGTCCCACGCCACCAGTGGCCTTGCGTCGCGCATGGGCGGCATCGCCAACCAGGGTTACCACGCGGGCCAGTGGCTCGGCTCCAAGGGGGCCAACCTCATTCCAGGTGTGAATATCAACCCCTTGGGAGCTGGCATCGCCATGGATGCCGGGCTGAAGATCTTCCCCAAGATCACAAGCATTCATCAGCATGTAGGAGATGCGCTCTTCCCCGGTGACCAGTTCGAGAAGTCCGCCTCGGGCGCCTGA
- a CDS encoding CU044_5270 family protein, producing the protein MKRTPRSRSRSARHEPLDHTELARLLPAPGDPALSSDRQLLLERHLMTRIQQQTGPTSPGFPAPPAGPPRRPVRRALFIGVPVTAAALAAVIAVNLTGGTGGAPEGVPREIAPVVQLEPGTTKTVSTIAAKASRAAETEKFTAPRQDQYVYVKSEVSYVVTEENADTDESKTYVQKLHPREAWLSPNGLRGWLFEPGEQPEEGITLDGDVEGWSYNKVSKLPTATKALLDRIYADTNNQSSRDQQAFDTISDMISEQLAPPKISAALYRAGARIPGVVVVDHAKDAAGREGIALARTDEQTGERTEWIFDKKTYAYLGSRGVQAKRVDGVEPGTVVERTAILDRRIVDEKKSRTAATGSAT; encoded by the coding sequence ATGAAGCGCACTCCGAGGAGCCGAAGCCGTTCGGCACGGCACGAACCGCTGGACCACACGGAGTTGGCCCGGCTCCTTCCGGCGCCCGGCGACCCGGCCCTCTCCAGCGACCGCCAACTCCTGCTCGAGAGGCACCTGATGACCCGGATCCAGCAGCAGACGGGCCCCACGTCCCCCGGCTTCCCCGCCCCGCCCGCGGGCCCGCCCCGCCGCCCCGTACGCCGCGCGCTCTTCATCGGCGTCCCGGTCACCGCGGCGGCCCTCGCGGCCGTGATCGCGGTGAACCTGACCGGTGGCACGGGCGGCGCCCCCGAGGGCGTCCCGCGCGAGATCGCCCCCGTCGTCCAGTTGGAGCCGGGCACCACGAAGACGGTCTCCACCATCGCGGCGAAGGCGTCGCGGGCCGCGGAGACGGAGAAGTTCACGGCCCCCCGCCAGGATCAGTACGTCTACGTGAAGAGCGAGGTCTCGTACGTCGTGACCGAGGAGAACGCGGACACGGACGAATCCAAGACCTACGTCCAGAAGCTGCACCCGCGCGAGGCCTGGCTCTCCCCCAACGGCCTCAGGGGCTGGCTCTTCGAGCCCGGCGAGCAGCCGGAGGAGGGCATCACCCTCGACGGCGACGTCGAGGGCTGGTCGTACAACAAGGTCAGCAAGCTCCCCACGGCCACCAAGGCCCTCCTCGACCGCATCTACGCCGACACGAACAACCAGTCCTCCCGCGACCAGCAGGCCTTCGACACGATCAGCGACATGATCTCCGAACAGCTGGCCCCGCCGAAGATCAGCGCGGCGCTCTACCGGGCGGGCGCGAGGATCCCCGGCGTGGTCGTCGTCGACCACGCCAAGGACGCGGCGGGCCGCGAGGGAATCGCCCTGGCCCGCACGGACGAACAGACCGGCGAACGCACGGAGTGGATCTTCGACAAGAAGACGTACGCGTACCTGGGCAGCCGGGGCGTACAGGCGAAGCGGGTGGACGGCGTCGAGCCGGGCACGGTGGTGGAACGCACGGCGATCCTGGACCGCAGGATCGTCGACGAGAAGAAGTCCCGGACGGCGGCGACGGGCAGCGCGACGTGA
- a CDS encoding RNA polymerase sigma factor: MTTYSFSLHARIRDGDPEAFRELFRDHSQLVYRHALRVSGDWPTAEDVVSLTFLEAWRLRGKLRDEGESPRPWLMGIAVNVLRNTSRAARRYRSAVDRVPAASAVPDFADELVGRLADAEQLAAAQAALKRLRRGEREVFTLCVWSGLGYAETAEALGVPVGTVRSRLSRARTRLRKLAQEELAAASSASRKSGRPAGEITEPPHMGGQVQVDRTHAVRSEREGNE; the protein is encoded by the coding sequence GTGACGACGTACTCATTCTCCCTGCACGCCCGGATCAGGGACGGGGACCCGGAAGCGTTCCGCGAGCTGTTCCGCGACCACTCCCAGCTGGTCTACCGGCACGCGCTGCGCGTGAGCGGCGACTGGCCCACCGCCGAGGACGTGGTCTCCCTGACCTTCCTGGAGGCGTGGCGGCTGCGCGGAAAACTGCGCGACGAGGGCGAGAGCCCACGCCCCTGGCTGATGGGCATCGCCGTGAACGTGCTCCGCAACACCTCCCGCGCCGCCCGCCGCTACCGCTCCGCGGTGGACCGCGTCCCCGCGGCGAGCGCCGTCCCCGACTTCGCCGACGAGCTGGTCGGCCGACTGGCGGACGCCGAGCAACTGGCCGCGGCGCAGGCGGCCCTGAAGCGCCTCCGGCGCGGCGAGCGCGAGGTCTTCACCCTCTGCGTCTGGTCGGGCCTCGGCTACGCGGAGACGGCCGAGGCGCTGGGCGTACCGGTCGGCACGGTGCGCTCGCGCCTGTCCCGCGCGCGGACGCGGCTGCGGAAGCTGGCGCAGGAGGAGCTGGCGGCGGCCTCAAGCGCCTCAAGAAAGTCCGGCCGCCCGGCCGGAGAAATCACGGAACCACCCCACATGGGCGGACAAGTACAGGTTGACCGCACCCACGCGGTCAGGTCGGAGAGGGAGGGAAACGAATGA
- a CDS encoding C40 family peptidase, whose protein sequence is MRKAWLVASVGIGGALSFIALLVVGTYMAAGSLANGVGGGSVGLAKGAVPATYQPLVQKWGNLCKAINPALLAAQLYQESGFNPRAKSPAQALGIAQFIPGTWAAHGVDGDGDGDRDVWDPKDAIPSAASYDCKLAGYVKDAPGDPTKNMLAAYNAGAYAVIKYGGVPPYRETQNYVKTITTLSESFARPVGRVQPSQQAASAIYYAQKKLGTPYLWGGNGTADQGGRFDCSGLTLAAYRSVGITLPRVANDQYNAGPHPKRDELLPGDLVFFSDDLTNSRTIRHVGIYVGGGYMIDAPRTGAVIRFDPIDTPDYFGATRVTKDGAKALPTKPSEV, encoded by the coding sequence GTGCGTAAGGCGTGGCTGGTCGCGTCCGTCGGGATCGGCGGTGCCCTCAGTTTCATCGCGCTGCTCGTCGTCGGGACCTACATGGCCGCGGGAAGCCTCGCCAACGGCGTGGGCGGCGGGTCCGTGGGGCTCGCCAAGGGTGCCGTGCCCGCCACCTATCAGCCCCTCGTGCAGAAGTGGGGCAATCTCTGCAAGGCCATCAACCCCGCGCTGCTCGCCGCGCAGCTGTATCAGGAGAGCGGGTTCAACCCGCGCGCCAAGAGCCCGGCGCAGGCGCTGGGGATAGCGCAGTTCATCCCGGGGACCTGGGCCGCGCACGGCGTCGACGGCGACGGTGACGGCGACCGGGACGTCTGGGACCCCAAGGACGCCATTCCGTCCGCCGCGTCGTACGACTGCAAGCTCGCCGGATACGTGAAGGACGCCCCGGGCGACCCGACCAAGAACATGCTCGCCGCGTACAACGCGGGGGCGTACGCCGTCATCAAGTACGGCGGCGTACCGCCGTACCGCGAGACGCAGAACTACGTGAAGACCATCACGACCCTGTCGGAGAGCTTCGCCCGTCCCGTCGGACGCGTGCAGCCCTCGCAGCAGGCGGCCAGCGCCATCTACTACGCGCAGAAGAAGCTCGGTACCCCGTACCTGTGGGGCGGCAACGGCACGGCCGACCAAGGCGGCCGCTTCGACTGTTCGGGGCTCACCCTCGCCGCCTACCGGTCCGTCGGGATCACGCTGCCGCGCGTCGCCAACGACCAGTACAACGCGGGCCCGCACCCCAAGCGGGACGAACTCCTCCCCGGCGACCTGGTCTTCTTCTCCGACGACCTCACCAATTCACGGACCATCAGGCACGTCGGCATCTACGTCGGCGGCGGCTACATGATCGACGCTCCGCGCACCGGTGCCGTGATCCGTTTCGACCCGATCGACACACCCGATTATTTTGGCGCGACTCGTGTCACGAAGGACGGGGCGAAGGCCCTGCCGACCAAGCCCTCAGAGGTCTGA